A single region of the Leptothrix cholodnii SP-6 genome encodes:
- a CDS encoding Mur ligase family protein encodes MNFLRDLPVLVLGLGDSGLAMARWAQRCGAARIVVADSRSAPPQAARLASDVPAAELRCGAFTADLLDGVQLVLKSPGLSPLDAGVVPLLDAAGERGVVVLGELALFAHALADLKTARGYAPKVLAITGTNGKTTTTALTALLVERAGLRVAMAGNIGPTMLDTLGAALDLEPAAAELIAAAAVPDPEPSDEIDADEQADLAALDGVTADEADVADVAVDGVDTSAIEPAAEESAAEGPSLDDLIEGGGPPPHLIPSPPPAPVFEHLPQAWVLELSSFQLDGVHNFEPTAAAVLNVTQDHLDWHGDMAAYAAAKARIFGRQAVMVINRDDPAVLAMIPQPPEPEVGKSGKVLKARGPRWQPRRVVRFGLDQPRQPGDWGLVIEQGMAWLVRAHERDDSEPRTRRGAAVIDTEVTLQRLMPADALRIRGRHNAANALAALALASAAGLPLAPMLHGLREYRGEPHRVEYLLTVAGVDAYDDSKGTNVGATVAALTGLGPDKAPGKLVVILGGDGKGQDFSPLAAAVAAHARAVALIGRDARAIGAVLAPLVADGLPVQSHDSLEAATRWCFEQARSGDAVLLSPACASLDMFRNYAHRAQVFADTVAAMATEHGEFGA; translated from the coding sequence ATGAACTTCCTCCGCGATCTGCCTGTGCTCGTGCTCGGCCTGGGTGACTCCGGCCTGGCGATGGCACGCTGGGCGCAGCGTTGTGGCGCCGCGCGCATCGTGGTGGCCGACAGCCGCAGCGCGCCGCCGCAGGCCGCCCGGCTGGCGTCGGACGTGCCGGCCGCCGAGCTGCGCTGCGGCGCGTTCACGGCCGATCTGCTCGACGGCGTGCAGCTGGTGCTCAAGAGCCCGGGCCTGTCGCCGCTCGACGCCGGCGTGGTGCCCTTGCTCGACGCCGCCGGTGAGCGCGGCGTCGTGGTGCTCGGCGAGCTGGCGCTGTTCGCCCATGCACTGGCCGACCTGAAAACCGCGCGTGGCTACGCCCCGAAGGTGCTGGCCATCACCGGCACCAACGGCAAGACCACCACCACCGCGCTGACCGCCTTGCTGGTCGAGCGCGCCGGCCTGCGCGTGGCGATGGCCGGCAACATCGGCCCGACGATGCTCGACACGCTCGGCGCCGCGCTCGATCTGGAGCCGGCTGCGGCCGAGCTGATCGCCGCCGCTGCCGTGCCGGATCCCGAGCCGTCCGACGAGATCGATGCCGACGAGCAGGCCGATCTGGCCGCGCTCGATGGCGTCACGGCGGACGAGGCCGACGTGGCCGACGTGGCCGTCGATGGTGTCGACACGTCGGCCATCGAGCCGGCTGCCGAGGAATCCGCCGCCGAAGGCCCGTCGCTCGACGACCTGATCGAAGGCGGCGGACCGCCGCCGCACCTGATCCCTTCGCCGCCGCCGGCCCCGGTGTTCGAACACCTGCCGCAGGCCTGGGTGCTGGAGCTGTCGAGCTTCCAGCTCGACGGCGTGCACAACTTCGAGCCGACCGCGGCCGCCGTGCTCAACGTCACCCAGGATCACCTCGACTGGCACGGCGACATGGCGGCCTATGCGGCGGCCAAGGCGCGCATCTTCGGCCGGCAGGCGGTGATGGTCATCAACCGCGACGACCCGGCCGTGCTGGCGATGATCCCGCAGCCGCCCGAGCCCGAAGTCGGCAAGTCCGGCAAGGTGCTGAAGGCGCGCGGCCCGCGCTGGCAGCCGCGTCGCGTGGTGCGCTTCGGCCTCGACCAGCCGCGTCAACCCGGCGACTGGGGCCTGGTGATCGAGCAGGGCATGGCCTGGCTGGTGCGCGCCCACGAGCGTGACGACAGCGAGCCGCGCACCCGCCGCGGCGCCGCGGTGATCGACACCGAGGTGACGCTGCAGCGCCTGATGCCGGCCGACGCGCTGCGCATCCGCGGTCGCCACAACGCTGCCAACGCGCTGGCCGCCCTGGCGCTGGCCAGTGCCGCCGGCCTGCCGCTGGCGCCGATGCTGCACGGCCTGCGCGAATACCGCGGCGAGCCGCACCGGGTCGAGTACCTGCTGACGGTGGCCGGCGTCGACGCCTATGACGACAGCAAGGGCACCAACGTCGGCGCCACCGTGGCCGCGCTGACCGGGCTCGGCCCCGACAAGGCGCCCGGCAAGCTGGTCGTGATCCTGGGCGGCGACGGCAAGGGCCAGGATTTCAGCCCGCTCGCCGCTGCCGTGGCCGCCCATGCGCGCGCGGTGGCGCTGATCGGCCGCGATGCGCGGGCGATCGGCGCGGTGCTGGCGCCGCTGGTGGCCGACGGACTGCCCGTCCAGAGCCACGACAGCCTCGAGGCGGCGACGCGCTGGTGTTTCGAGCAGGCCCGCAGCGGTGACGCGGTGCTGCTGAGCCCGGCCTGCGCCAGCCTCGACATGTTCCGCAACTACGCCCACCGGGCGCAGGTGTTTGCCGACACGGTGGCGGCGATGGCCACCGAACACGGGGAGTTCGGCGCATGA
- the ftsW gene encoding putative lipid II flippase FtsW, protein MSAAANAVTGWQARLRARVAGWLPGGESAVLERDWVGATAGQPTRWVGFDAALLWVVVGLLSLGLVMVYSASIQLPDNPRFANYEPTHFFSRQILAISMAGILGGVTLTIPMRTWERVAPWLFVAALILLVLVLVPYIGKVVNKSRRWIPLGIINFQPSELAKLAIAMYAANYMVRKMDVKESFTRAVLPMAIALLFIGLLLLAEPDMGAFIVIAMIAMGILFLGGVNGRMFLIIIAVLVGSFVLMISFSEVRRERILAYLNPWDELYAQGKGYQLTHSLIAFGRGEIFGQGLGSSVEKLHYLPEAHTDFLLAVIGEELGLVGVVAVILAFFWMVRRIFMIGRQAIALDRVFAGLTAQGIGVWIGGQAFINMGVNLGVLPTKGLTLPLMSYGGSAIVLSVIALAVVLRVDIENRQLMRGAKA, encoded by the coding sequence ATGAGCGCCGCCGCCAATGCCGTGACCGGCTGGCAGGCCCGCCTGCGCGCGCGCGTGGCGGGCTGGCTGCCGGGCGGCGAAAGCGCCGTGCTGGAGCGCGACTGGGTCGGCGCCACGGCAGGCCAGCCGACGCGCTGGGTCGGCTTCGACGCGGCCTTGCTGTGGGTCGTCGTCGGACTGCTCAGCCTCGGCCTGGTGATGGTCTATTCGGCCTCGATCCAGCTGCCCGACAACCCGCGTTTTGCCAACTACGAGCCGACCCATTTCTTCAGCCGGCAGATCCTGGCGATCTCGATGGCCGGCATCCTGGGCGGCGTCACGCTGACGATCCCGATGCGCACCTGGGAGCGGGTGGCGCCGTGGCTGTTCGTCGCCGCGCTGATCCTGCTGGTGCTGGTGCTGGTGCCCTACATCGGCAAGGTGGTGAACAAGTCGCGGCGCTGGATCCCGCTGGGCATCATCAACTTCCAGCCCAGCGAGCTGGCCAAGCTGGCGATCGCGATGTACGCGGCCAACTACATGGTCCGCAAGATGGACGTCAAGGAGAGCTTCACCCGAGCGGTGCTGCCGATGGCGATCGCGCTGCTGTTCATCGGCCTGCTGCTGCTGGCCGAGCCGGACATGGGCGCCTTCATCGTGATCGCGATGATCGCGATGGGCATCCTGTTCCTGGGCGGCGTCAACGGCCGCATGTTCCTGATCATCATCGCGGTGCTGGTGGGCTCGTTCGTGCTGATGATCTCGTTCAGCGAGGTCCGCCGCGAGCGCATCCTGGCCTATCTCAACCCGTGGGACGAGCTGTACGCGCAGGGCAAGGGCTACCAGCTGACGCACTCGCTGATCGCCTTCGGCCGCGGCGAGATCTTCGGCCAGGGCCTGGGCTCGTCGGTCGAGAAGCTGCATTACCTGCCCGAGGCGCACACCGACTTCCTGCTCGCCGTGATCGGCGAGGAGCTCGGCCTGGTCGGCGTGGTCGCGGTGATCCTGGCGTTCTTCTGGATGGTGCGGCGCATCTTCATGATCGGCCGCCAGGCCATCGCGCTCGACCGCGTCTTCGCCGGCCTGACGGCGCAGGGCATCGGCGTGTGGATCGGCGGCCAGGCCTTCATCAACATGGGCGTGAACCTGGGCGTGCTGCCCACCAAGGGCCTGACCCTGCCGCTGATGAGCTACGGCGGCTCGGCCATCGTGCTGAGCGTGATCGCGCTGGCAGTGGTGCTGCGGGTCGACATCGAGAACCGGCAGCTGATGCGGGGGGCGAAGGCATGA
- a CDS encoding D-alanine--D-alanine ligase, producing the protein MSAVDVKALGRVAVLMGGSSAEREISLMSGAGVLQALLSQGVDAHAFDPAERELAELKHEGYARCFIALHGRHGEDGTVQGALELLGIPYTGSGVMASAIAMDKVMTKRIWLAEGLPTPRYVWLASDDQGAERVGRVSAELGLPLIVKPPREGSSIGVTKVVEAAQVGAAVALSAGYDADVLCEAFIEGEELTCPVLGEGAHAVALPVIRIVPPAAGYDYQNKYFTDEVQYLCPSGLSAELEREIQRITLASYRALGCRGWGRADLMLRAGDQQPFLLEMNTSPGMTGHSLVPMSARASGISYEALCLQLLAAARLDNPAPAPLSSAGG; encoded by the coding sequence ATGAGCGCCGTTGACGTCAAGGCGCTCGGCCGCGTCGCCGTCCTGATGGGCGGCAGCTCGGCCGAGCGCGAGATCTCGCTGATGAGCGGCGCGGGCGTGCTGCAGGCGCTGTTGAGCCAGGGCGTCGACGCGCATGCCTTCGACCCGGCCGAGCGCGAGCTGGCCGAGCTCAAGCACGAAGGCTACGCGCGCTGCTTCATCGCGCTGCATGGCCGCCACGGCGAAGACGGCACCGTGCAGGGCGCGCTCGAACTGCTCGGCATCCCGTACACCGGCTCGGGCGTGATGGCCTCGGCGATCGCGATGGACAAGGTCATGACCAAGCGCATCTGGCTCGCCGAAGGCCTGCCGACGCCGCGTTACGTCTGGCTCGCCAGCGACGACCAGGGCGCCGAGCGCGTCGGCCGTGTCAGCGCCGAGCTGGGCCTGCCGCTGATCGTCAAGCCGCCGCGCGAGGGCTCGTCGATCGGCGTGACCAAGGTCGTCGAGGCGGCGCAGGTGGGCGCTGCGGTCGCGCTGTCGGCCGGCTACGACGCCGACGTGCTGTGCGAAGCCTTCATCGAGGGCGAGGAGCTGACCTGCCCGGTGCTGGGCGAAGGCGCCCATGCCGTGGCGCTGCCGGTGATCCGCATCGTGCCGCCGGCGGCGGGTTACGACTACCAGAACAAGTACTTCACCGACGAGGTGCAGTACCTCTGCCCGAGCGGGCTGTCGGCCGAGCTGGAGCGCGAGATCCAGCGCATCACGCTGGCGTCGTATCGCGCGCTCGGCTGCCGCGGCTGGGGTCGTGCCGACCTGATGCTGCGTGCGGGCGATCAGCAGCCCTTCCTGCTGGAGATGAACACCTCGCCGGGCATGACCGGCCACTCGCTGGTGCCGATGTCCGCGCGTGCGTCGGGCATCTCGTACGAGGCGCTGTGCCTGCAGCTGCTGGCCGCCGCCCGGCTCGACAATCCGGCGCCGGCGCCGCTGTCATCGGCCGGCGGCTGA
- a CDS encoding cell division protein FtsQ/DivIB, which produces MARALQTPSSLPFDVRLMHAGAQLLLVLALLAVLASALAWVARSPVFSLRQIRIEGDVTHSSAATIRSHAVPQLAGSYFSLNLREARQAFETVPWVRHAQVRRVWPHQLLVTLEEHRPVAYWERADADPLLVNSHGEVFEVNLGDVEDEALPVLRGPNGSAAQVWAMWQRLAPEFELLGARMLRLALSDGGSWQARLDKAQAVIELGRGEPEEVLQRTRRFTHSVTEISARYENRLIEYADLRHSDSYALRLVGMGTIEPTQLRKGR; this is translated from the coding sequence ATGGCCCGCGCACTCCAGACCCCCTCCAGCCTGCCGTTCGACGTGCGCCTGATGCACGCCGGTGCACAGCTGCTGCTGGTGCTGGCCCTGCTCGCGGTGCTGGCCAGCGCGCTGGCCTGGGTAGCGCGCTCGCCGGTCTTCAGCCTTCGGCAGATCCGCATCGAGGGCGACGTGACGCACAGCAGCGCGGCCACCATCCGCAGCCACGCCGTGCCGCAGCTGGCGGGCAGCTACTTCAGCCTGAACCTGCGCGAGGCGCGCCAGGCCTTCGAGACCGTGCCCTGGGTGCGGCACGCGCAGGTGCGCCGGGTCTGGCCGCATCAGCTGCTGGTCACGCTCGAAGAGCACCGGCCGGTGGCCTACTGGGAGCGCGCCGATGCCGATCCCCTGCTGGTCAACAGCCACGGCGAGGTGTTCGAGGTCAATCTCGGTGATGTCGAGGACGAGGCGCTGCCGGTGCTGCGCGGCCCGAACGGCAGTGCCGCGCAGGTGTGGGCGATGTGGCAGCGCCTGGCCCCCGAATTCGAGCTGCTCGGCGCCCGCATGCTGCGCCTCGCGCTGTCGGACGGCGGCTCCTGGCAGGCCCGGCTGGACAAGGCGCAGGCCGTGATCGAACTCGGCCGCGGCGAGCCCGAGGAGGTGCTGCAGCGCACCCGCCGCTTCACCCACAGCGTCACCGAGATCAGCGCCCGGTATGAAAACCGCTTGATCGAATATGCCGACCTGCGCCACAGCGACAGCTATGCGCTGCGCCTGGTCGGCATGGGCACGATCGAACCCACACAGCTGCGCAAAGGACGTTGA
- the murC gene encoding UDP-N-acetylmuramate--L-alanine ligase yields the protein MKHAVKHIHFVGVGGAGMSGIAEILHNLGYTVSGSDQADGAVTRRLAELGIRIFVGHDAAHIAGAQAVVTSTAVKGDNPEVIAARAARIPVVPRAVMLAELMRLKSGIAIAGTHGKTTTTSLVTSVLAEAGLDPTFVIGGKLNSAGANSALGKGDYIVVEADESDASFLNLLPVLSVITNIDADHMDTYGHDFARLKQAFVEFLHKMPFYGAAILCGDDPGVRSIIPMISRPVITYGLGEDVQVRAVDVVALPGGQMRFTCQRRNGTVLPDLEITLNLPGVHSVRNALATIAVATELELPDAPIVSALAKFSGVGRRFQRWGDWPCAAGGEFTLIDDYGHHPVEMAAVIAAARGAFPGRRLVLAFQPHRYTRTRDCFEDFVKVMGSADAILLTEVYAAGEAPIVAADGRSLTRALRVAGKVDPLFVDDVNELPATIAEQALAGDVVIAMGAGTIGGVPARVVELVKERA from the coding sequence ATGAAACACGCGGTCAAGCACATCCACTTCGTGGGCGTCGGCGGTGCCGGCATGAGCGGCATCGCCGAGATCCTGCACAACCTCGGCTACACCGTGTCGGGCTCCGACCAGGCAGACGGCGCCGTGACGCGCCGCCTGGCCGAACTGGGCATCCGCATCTTCGTCGGCCATGACGCCGCGCACATCGCCGGCGCGCAGGCGGTCGTCACGTCGACCGCGGTCAAGGGCGACAACCCCGAGGTCATCGCCGCCCGCGCCGCGCGCATCCCGGTGGTGCCGCGCGCGGTGATGCTGGCCGAGCTGATGCGCCTGAAATCGGGCATCGCGATCGCCGGCACGCACGGCAAGACCACCACCACCTCGCTGGTCACCAGCGTGCTGGCCGAGGCCGGGCTCGACCCGACCTTCGTGATCGGCGGCAAGCTCAATTCGGCCGGCGCCAACTCGGCGCTCGGCAAGGGCGACTACATCGTGGTCGAGGCCGACGAGAGCGACGCCTCGTTCCTCAACCTGCTGCCCGTGCTGTCGGTGATCACCAACATCGACGCCGACCACATGGACACCTACGGGCACGACTTTGCCCGGCTCAAGCAGGCGTTCGTCGAGTTCCTGCACAAGATGCCGTTCTACGGCGCGGCCATCCTGTGCGGCGACGATCCCGGCGTGCGTTCGATCATCCCGATGATCTCGCGCCCGGTCATCACCTACGGCCTGGGCGAGGACGTGCAGGTGCGCGCGGTCGACGTGGTCGCTCTGCCTGGCGGGCAGATGCGCTTCACCTGCCAGCGCCGCAACGGCACGGTGCTGCCCGACCTCGAGATCACGCTCAACCTGCCCGGCGTTCACAGCGTGCGCAACGCGCTGGCGACCATCGCCGTGGCCACCGAACTCGAACTGCCGGATGCGCCGATCGTCAGCGCGCTGGCCAAGTTCAGCGGCGTCGGCCGGCGCTTCCAGCGCTGGGGCGACTGGCCGTGTGCGGCGGGTGGCGAGTTCACGCTGATCGACGACTACGGCCACCATCCGGTCGAGATGGCCGCGGTGATCGCCGCCGCGCGTGGCGCCTTCCCGGGCCGGCGCCTTGTGCTGGCCTTCCAGCCGCACCGCTACACCCGCACCCGCGACTGCTTCGAGGACTTCGTCAAGGTGATGGGCAGCGCCGACGCGATCCTGCTGACCGAGGTCTACGCCGCCGGCGAGGCCCCGATCGTGGCCGCCGACGGCCGCAGCCTGACGCGTGCGCTGCGCGTGGCCGGCAAGGTCGACCCGCTGTTCGTCGACGACGTCAACGAACTGCCCGCCACCATCGCCGAACAGGCGCTGGCCGGCGACGTGGTGATCGCGATGGGCGCGGGCACGATCGGCGGCGTGCCGGCACGTGTGGTCGAGCTGGTGAAGGAGCGCGCATGA
- the murG gene encoding undecaprenyldiphospho-muramoylpentapeptide beta-N-acetylglucosaminyltransferase, whose amino-acid sequence MSRHLVIMAAGTGGHIMPGLAVAQEMSRRGWSVSWLGTQAGMENRLVPPSGIPLDRVAFAGLRGKGLLGNLRGGLQLLWAFWQCLSILRRRSASAVLGMGGYVCFPGGLMAKLLRRPLVLVNADAGLLLSNRALLRWADRLAFGFDGDAARAVPQGVVTGNPVRAEIEALPAPAQRYAGRSGPLKILVVGGSLGAQVLNENIPRALARLSAAERPQVVHQTGVAHLARVREAYVQSGLPDGRQPGQGVELLPFIDDMPRRLAECDLIICRAGAVTVSELCAGGIASVLVPLVVSTTAHQRDNAIWMQHQRAAIHLPQAELTPERLADLLRQLDRTGLQALAQRAHALAQPHAAQRVADEIEALTPMKDVA is encoded by the coding sequence ATGAGCCGGCACCTCGTCATCATGGCGGCCGGCACCGGCGGCCACATCATGCCGGGCCTCGCGGTGGCTCAGGAGATGAGCCGGCGCGGCTGGTCGGTCAGCTGGCTGGGCACGCAGGCGGGCATGGAAAACCGCCTGGTGCCGCCCAGCGGCATCCCGCTCGACCGAGTCGCGTTTGCCGGCCTGCGTGGCAAGGGGCTGCTCGGCAACCTGCGCGGCGGCCTGCAGCTGCTGTGGGCGTTCTGGCAGTGCCTGTCGATCCTGCGCAGGCGCTCGGCCAGCGCGGTGCTGGGCATGGGCGGTTATGTCTGTTTCCCGGGTGGCCTGATGGCCAAGCTGCTGCGCCGCCCGCTGGTGCTGGTCAACGCCGACGCGGGGCTGCTGCTGTCGAACCGCGCACTGCTGCGCTGGGCCGACCGGCTGGCCTTCGGCTTCGATGGCGACGCCGCCCGAGCGGTGCCGCAGGGTGTCGTCACCGGCAACCCGGTGCGCGCCGAGATCGAGGCGCTGCCGGCGCCGGCGCAGCGTTACGCCGGCCGCAGCGGGCCGCTGAAAATCCTGGTGGTCGGCGGCAGCCTGGGGGCGCAGGTTCTGAACGAGAACATCCCGCGCGCCCTGGCCCGCCTGAGCGCAGCCGAGCGGCCGCAGGTGGTGCACCAGACCGGCGTGGCCCACCTCGCCCGCGTGCGCGAGGCCTATGTGCAATCCGGCCTGCCCGACGGCCGCCAGCCGGGGCAGGGCGTCGAGCTGCTGCCCTTCATCGACGACATGCCGCGCCGCCTGGCCGAGTGCGACCTGATCATCTGCCGCGCCGGTGCCGTCACCGTGAGCGAACTCTGCGCCGGCGGCATCGCCAGCGTGCTGGTGCCGCTGGTGGTCAGCACCACCGCCCACCAGCGCGACAACGCGATCTGGATGCAGCACCAGCGCGCCGCCATCCATCTGCCGCAGGCCGAGCTGACGCCCGAGCGTCTGGCCGACCTGCTGCGCCAACTCGATCGCACCGGCCTGCAGGCGCTGGCGCAACGTGCCCATGCGCTTGCCCAGCCGCACGCTGCCCAGCGCGTGGCCGACGAGATCGAGGCCCTGACTCCAATGAAAGACGTGGCATGA